A genomic stretch from Antarcticibacterium flavum includes:
- a CDS encoding phosphatase PAP2 family protein — translation MRKQIIEVLISLRTLLREKFHQYNDKLPFFLMILLAFIIIVGGINLFVDLSNTLHTDVLAKYDSKVTEFVISFRTPPLNKVFQFITEIGDFKGYIIITIITTIIFFLKFRNWRFVLEIIFVQVIAGLANVALKQVINRARPDAEHLVSVATLSYPSGHAMSAMAFYGFLIYLFYNFKLNVWIKILTILILGLLILAIGISRIYLGVHYPSDIAGGYIAGFIWVIFCIVLFNVVDLLRKRRKKRSSKAQ, via the coding sequence ATGAGAAAACAAATTATAGAAGTTCTAATAAGTTTAAGGACACTCTTAAGAGAAAAGTTTCATCAATATAATGACAAACTTCCATTTTTTCTCATGATCCTCCTTGCGTTTATAATAATAGTGGGAGGAATTAATTTATTTGTAGATCTTTCCAATACCCTTCATACAGATGTACTGGCCAAATATGACAGTAAGGTCACAGAGTTTGTAATTTCCTTTCGTACGCCGCCTCTCAATAAGGTTTTTCAATTTATTACAGAGATTGGAGATTTTAAAGGCTATATTATTATTACAATAATTACCACGATCATATTTTTCCTAAAGTTCAGGAACTGGCGATTTGTACTTGAAATAATCTTCGTCCAGGTAATTGCCGGACTTGCAAACGTGGCTCTTAAACAGGTTATAAACCGCGCCAGGCCAGATGCAGAACACCTGGTATCTGTTGCTACATTAAGCTATCCAAGTGGGCACGCAATGAGTGCAATGGCCTTCTATGGCTTTTTAATTTATTTGTTTTATAATTTTAAATTAAATGTATGGATTAAGATCCTAACTATCCTTATTTTAGGACTGCTCATCCTGGCTATTGGTATTAGCAGGATCTACCTGGGGGTTCATTACCCTTCAGACATTGCAGGAGGATATATAGCAGGATTCATTTGGGTGATCTTCTGTATTGTCCTTTTTAATGTTGTAGACCTG
- a CDS encoding response regulator transcription factor, translated as MKILLVEDEPNVASLLHRNLLELSHSIGIATDGLMGLDLILSQSYDLVLLDIMLPGMTGLEVLQELKARKNNTPVILITALDTTDMVVKGLNLGADDYIVKPFKIEEVVARIEAVKRRTGRPRDEEEVYKFKGIELDDLAKKVYKDSREVKLTATEFKLLKVLLQNIDRVLSRENILDMVWGVQYDLGTNVVDVYINYLRKKLDDHKPDKIIHTVIGMGYVIR; from the coding sequence ATGAAAATTTTATTAGTTGAAGATGAGCCAAACGTGGCATCCCTCCTTCACCGGAATTTGCTTGAGCTTAGCCACTCTATTGGGATTGCCACGGATGGTTTAATGGGACTGGACCTTATTCTTAGTCAATCGTATGACCTGGTCCTACTTGATATTATGCTGCCCGGGATGACAGGGCTGGAGGTCCTGCAGGAATTAAAGGCAAGGAAAAATAATACCCCCGTAATATTAATCACAGCGTTGGATACTACAGACATGGTGGTGAAAGGACTTAACCTGGGAGCAGATGATTATATCGTAAAACCTTTCAAAATTGAAGAGGTGGTTGCCAGGATAGAGGCTGTTAAACGCCGTACGGGGAGACCAAGGGATGAAGAGGAGGTATATAAATTCAAAGGAATTGAGCTGGATGATCTTGCAAAAAAAGTCTATAAGGATTCCAGGGAGGTAAAACTCACAGCTACAGAGTTCAAATTACTTAAAGTCTTACTTCAAAATATAGACCGGGTACTTTCCAGGGAAAATATACTGGATATGGTTTGGGGAGTGCAATATGATTTAGGTACAAATGTAGTAGACGTTTATATTAATTATCTTCGTAAAAAACTTGATGACCATAAGCCCGATAAAATTATACACACCGTTATAGGGATGGGATACGTAATACGATAG